In Rhodobacter sp. 24-YEA-8, the following are encoded in one genomic region:
- a CDS encoding MFS transporter translates to MTATHPSPASDALARRNVVILIIAQAMLGAQMPLIFTVAGLAGQSLASNICWATLPVTLTVLGSMLSATPISAFMQRYGRAAGFILGALGGALGGAFGAWGLWVGSFTLFCVGAFFSGTYMSAQGFYRFAAADTASDSFRPRAISWVMGGGLLSALLAPLIFRATSDALVITFTGSYLAIIAINLIGLFLFFALKIPRPVARVDTGQGRSRGELIRTPVIAVAMICATVSYALMNLVMTSSPLAVVGCGFEKSDASNIVSAHVLAMYLPSFFTGHLIARFGVEKIIAIGLMILAGAGAVAMTGVQLVHFYAALILLGIGWNFGFIGATTMLTAAQRPEERGRLQGLNDLVVFGGVTLASLSSGGLMNCSGGSPQTGWQMVNLAMLPFLVLAGGALIWLWLRPKEA, encoded by the coding sequence ATGACCGCGACTCATCCCTCTCCCGCTTCCGACGCGCTGGCCAGGCGCAATGTGGTGATCCTGATCATCGCTCAGGCGATGCTGGGCGCACAGATGCCGTTGATCTTCACCGTGGCGGGGCTGGCGGGGCAGAGCCTTGCCTCGAATATCTGCTGGGCGACGCTTCCGGTCACGCTCACCGTGCTGGGTTCGATGCTGAGCGCCACGCCGATATCGGCCTTTATGCAGCGCTATGGGCGGGCGGCGGGGTTTATCCTCGGTGCGCTTGGCGGCGCGCTTGGCGGGGCCTTTGGCGCCTGGGGCCTGTGGGTGGGCAGTTTCACCCTCTTTTGCGTCGGAGCCTTCTTTTCCGGCACCTATATGAGCGCGCAGGGCTTCTACCGCTTCGCCGCAGCGGATACCGCATCAGACAGCTTCCGCCCACGCGCCATTTCCTGGGTCATGGGGGGCGGGCTGCTTTCAGCGTTGCTGGCACCGCTGATCTTCCGCGCGACCTCGGATGCGCTGGTCATCACCTTTACCGGCAGCTATCTCGCCATTATCGCAATCAACCTGATCGGCCTTTTCCTGTTCTTCGCGCTGAAAATCCCGCGCCCTGTTGCACGTGTCGACACCGGCCAGGGCCGCAGCCGGGGCGAGCTGATCCGCACCCCCGTGATCGCAGTCGCGATGATCTGCGCCACGGTCTCTTACGCGCTGATGAACCTCGTCATGACCTCTTCCCCACTGGCCGTGGTGGGCTGCGGCTTTGAGAAATCCGATGCCTCGAACATCGTCTCGGCCCATGTGCTGGCCATGTATCTGCCGAGCTTCTTCACCGGCCATCTGATCGCCCGTTTCGGGGTCGAGAAAATCATTGCCATCGGGCTGATGATCCTTGCGGGCGCCGGAGCGGTCGCGATGACCGGTGTCCAGCTTGTGCATTTTTATGCCGCGCTGATCCTGCTGGGTATTGGCTGGAATTTCGGCTTCATCGGCGCGACCACAATGCTGACCGCCGCACAGCGCCCGGAAGAGCGTGGCCGCCTGCAGGGGCTGAATGATCTGGTCGTATTCGGGGGCGTGACGCTGGCGTCGCTCTCCTCGGGCGGGCTGATGAACTGCTCGGGGGGATCGCCCCAGACCGGCTGGCAGATGGTCAATCTTGCGATGCTGCCCTTCCTCGTGCTGGCCGGCGGGGCGCTGATCTGGCTCTGGCTGCGCCCGAAAGAGGCGTGA
- the guaB gene encoding IMP dehydrogenase, producing the protein MEIREALTFDDVLLVPAASSVLPSTADTSTFVTKSIRMNIPLLSSAMDTVTEGRMAIAMAQAGGIGVIHRNLDIEAQAREVRRVKRFESGVVYAPITLRADQTLADAKELMERYNITGFPVVDGDNRVVGIVTNRDMRFASDDKTPVSVMMTSDNLALLREPVDREAAISLMKARRIEKLLVTDGGGKLTGLLTLKDTEQSVLNPQACKDDLGRLRVAAASTVGEEGFARSKALIEAGVDMVVIDTAHGHSEGVAIAVERIKNFSNAVQVVAGNVATGKATAALIKAGADAVKVGIGPGSICTTRIVAGVGVPQLTAIMDSAAAAGDIPVIADGGIKFSGDFAKAIAAGASCAMVGSAIAGTDESPGEVILWNGRSYKSYRGMGSLGAMARGSADRYFQKDAASDKLVPEGIEGQVPYKGPVATVLHQMVGGLRAAMGYTGNGTVADMRNGCDFVRITGAGLKESHVHDVQITRESPNYRVG; encoded by the coding sequence ATGGAGATTCGCGAGGCTCTCACCTTCGACGATGTCCTGCTTGTTCCCGCGGCAAGCTCGGTTCTGCCAAGCACGGCAGATACCTCGACTTTTGTGACGAAATCCATCCGGATGAACATCCCGCTTCTGTCGAGCGCGATGGATACGGTGACCGAAGGGCGGATGGCGATTGCCATGGCCCAGGCCGGTGGCATCGGGGTGATCCACCGCAATCTTGATATCGAGGCCCAGGCCCGCGAGGTTCGCCGGGTCAAGCGGTTCGAATCCGGCGTGGTCTATGCGCCGATCACGCTGCGCGCCGATCAGACCCTGGCAGACGCCAAAGAGCTGATGGAGCGCTACAATATCACCGGCTTCCCGGTGGTCGATGGCGATAACCGCGTCGTTGGCATCGTGACCAACCGTGATATGCGCTTTGCCTCCGACGACAAAACGCCGGTCTCGGTGATGATGACTTCGGACAATCTGGCGCTCCTGCGGGAGCCGGTCGACCGTGAGGCGGCGATCAGCCTGATGAAGGCGCGCCGGATCGAGAAGCTGCTGGTGACGGATGGCGGTGGCAAACTGACCGGCCTTCTGACCCTGAAAGATACCGAGCAATCGGTCCTGAACCCCCAGGCCTGCAAGGATGATCTTGGGCGGCTTCGGGTGGCTGCGGCCTCGACCGTTGGCGAGGAAGGCTTTGCCAGATCGAAAGCGCTGATCGAGGCCGGCGTGGATATGGTGGTGATCGACACCGCGCATGGCCATTCCGAAGGTGTGGCGATCGCGGTTGAGCGGATCAAGAATTTCTCGAACGCGGTGCAGGTGGTCGCGGGCAATGTGGCGACCGGCAAGGCGACCGCGGCGCTGATCAAGGCAGGCGCGGATGCGGTCAAGGTCGGCATCGGCCCGGGCTCGATCTGCACCACGCGGATCGTCGCTGGTGTTGGCGTGCCGCAGCTGACCGCAATCATGGATTCGGCGGCAGCAGCCGGGGATATTCCGGTGATCGCCGATGGCGGCATCAAATTCTCGGGCGATTTCGCAAAGGCCATCGCGGCAGGCGCCAGTTGCGCCATGGTCGGATCGGCCATTGCGGGCACGGATGAGAGCCCGGGCGAGGTGATCCTGTGGAACGGCCGGTCTTACAAAAGCTATCGCGGCATGGGCAGCCTTGGCGCCATGGCGCGTGGCTCGGCGGATCGCTACTTCCAGAAGGATGCGGCCTCGGACAAGCTGGTCCCGGAAGGGATCGAAGGCCAGGTGCCCTATAAGGGACCGGTTGCAACGGTGCTGCATCAGATGGTGGGCGGGCTGCGCGCCGCGATGGGCTATACCGGCAATGGCACGGTGGCCGATATGCGCAATGGCTGCGACTTTGTCCGCATCACCGGGGCAGGGCTTAAGGAAAGCCATGTCCATGACGTGCAGATCACCCGCGAAAGCCCGAATTACCGCGTCGGCTGA
- a CDS encoding DNA-3-methyladenine glycosylase: protein MTTPRIILGEPCLAEGIDWLSRLDPRFAHAAGLTGMPPLRLRQDGFEALLDAIISQQVSVASATAIRARMAAAGYLDENRIDAAGEEDLRAAGLSRQKARYAKALAAARLDYAGLRQAPTDAVIAQLVALPGIGRWTAEIYAMFALGHADVFAPGDLALQESARRLFGLDERPSEKDLRAMSLAWAPWRSVAARLLWSYYRVDRGREGIMG, encoded by the coding sequence ATGACCACGCCCCGCATCATTCTGGGCGAGCCCTGTCTCGCCGAAGGGATCGACTGGCTCTCGCGCCTCGATCCGCGCTTTGCCCATGCCGCCGGGCTGACCGGGATGCCGCCCTTGCGGCTGCGCCAGGATGGGTTCGAAGCGCTGCTGGATGCGATCATCTCGCAGCAGGTTTCGGTCGCTTCGGCCACAGCGATTCGTGCGCGGATGGCGGCGGCGGGCTATCTCGATGAGAACCGCATTGACGCGGCCGGCGAAGAGGATCTGCGCGCGGCCGGGCTGTCGCGACAAAAGGCGCGCTATGCCAAAGCGCTGGCGGCGGCGCGGCTGGATTATGCGGGGCTCAGGCAGGCGCCGACCGATGCCGTGATCGCGCAGCTGGTGGCGCTGCCTGGGATCGGACGCTGGACCGCCGAGATCTATGCGATGTTCGCGCTTGGCCATGCCGATGTCTTCGCGCCCGGTGATCTGGCCTTGCAGGAATCCGCACGCCGGCTGTTTGGCCTCGACGAACGCCCCTCCGAAAAGGACCTCCGCGCCATGTCACTTGCCTGGGCGCCCTGGAGATCGGTTGCGGCACGGCTTTTGTGGTCCTACTACCGGGTGGACAGGGGCCGTGAAGGGATTATGGGATGA
- the speB gene encoding agmatinase, with the protein MTSNTAKPARLNLPFVGISTFGKNAYQPDWDKIDADVAVMGAPFDFGTQFRAGARFGPRAIREASTLFSFGLGGAYDHEDDATYLAEDVRIVDIGDADIVHTDTETSHANIEAGVRAMLDAGALPVVLGGDHSINIPCIRAFEGRGPIHILQIDAHLDFVDIRHGVRHGHGNPMRRAAEKDYVTGITALGIRNVSSTAKDGYDAARRMGDDIISVRQARKLGTEGVLARIPADARVYVTIDIDGFCPSIAPGTGTPSHGGFLYYEVLEVLQAVANRHEVVGMDLVEVAPDYDHSGSTQILAAQVLLNFLGFIFHARGKRG; encoded by the coding sequence ATGACTTCGAACACCGCAAAGCCCGCCCGGCTGAACCTGCCCTTCGTGGGAATTTCCACTTTCGGCAAAAACGCTTACCAGCCGGACTGGGATAAGATCGACGCCGATGTGGCCGTGATGGGCGCGCCTTTCGACTTCGGCACACAGTTCCGCGCCGGCGCCCGTTTCGGACCGCGCGCGATCCGCGAAGCCTCGACGCTGTTTTCCTTCGGACTGGGCGGCGCCTATGATCACGAAGACGACGCGACCTATCTGGCCGAGGATGTACGGATCGTCGATATCGGAGATGCGGATATCGTTCATACCGATACCGAAACCAGCCACGCCAATATCGAGGCGGGCGTGCGCGCCATGCTTGATGCCGGCGCGCTGCCGGTGGTGCTGGGCGGCGATCATTCGATCAATATCCCCTGTATCCGCGCCTTTGAAGGCCGCGGCCCGATCCATATCCTGCAGATCGACGCGCATCTCGATTTCGTCGATATCCGCCACGGCGTGCGTCATGGCCATGGCAACCCGATGCGCCGCGCCGCCGAAAAGGACTATGTCACCGGGATCACCGCGCTCGGGATCCGCAATGTGTCCTCGACCGCGAAAGACGGCTATGATGCCGCGCGCAGGATGGGTGATGACATCATCTCGGTGCGCCAGGCCCGCAAGCTGGGAACCGAGGGCGTATTGGCCCGCATCCCTGCAGATGCCCGCGTCTATGTGACGATCGACATTGACGGTTTCTGCCCCTCGATCGCCCCGGGGACCGGCACGCCCTCGCATGGCGGCTTCCTCTATTATGAAGTGCTCGAGGTGCTCCAGGCCGTCGCCAACCGCCATGAGGTGGTTGGTATGGACCTGGTCGAGGTGGCGCCGGACTATGATCACTCCGGCTCGACACAGATCCTCGCGGCCCAGGTGCTGCTGAATTTCCTCGGTTTCATCTTCCATGCGCGCGGGAAACGCGGCTGA
- a CDS encoding squalene/phytoene synthase family protein, translated as MSLDACAALVARGDPDRWQALMAAPVQARADLLPLYAFNLELARIPWTTKEPMIAEMRLQWWREVVEAAIAGEPARAHEVAGPLNALIREKSLPFEAFDQMIEARRHDAWGGVFTSETAFYDYLGATGGGLMWLSALALGAGPAAEEAVRLYGRASAMAGYFRAVPELSARGRHPLPEAVPEVLAREGLEWLKAARAGRRSIPRAARAALLPGWQAGAILARASADPEAIAEGRLTLAEFGRRGGLLWQALSGRF; from the coding sequence GTGAGCCTTGACGCCTGTGCCGCGCTGGTTGCGCGTGGCGACCCCGACCGCTGGCAGGCGCTGATGGCGGCGCCGGTTCAGGCGCGGGCTGATCTCCTGCCGCTTTACGCGTTCAATCTGGAACTCGCGCGTATCCCCTGGACCACGAAAGAGCCGATGATCGCCGAGATGCGGCTGCAATGGTGGCGCGAGGTGGTCGAGGCCGCGATTGCCGGAGAGCCCGCGCGCGCCCATGAAGTGGCAGGGCCGCTGAACGCGCTGATCCGCGAGAAATCTCTGCCCTTCGAGGCCTTTGACCAGATGATAGAAGCGCGTCGCCATGATGCCTGGGGCGGGGTCTTCACTTCGGAGACCGCCTTTTACGACTATCTGGGCGCGACCGGCGGCGGGCTGATGTGGCTTTCGGCGCTGGCGCTTGGGGCAGGGCCTGCGGCGGAGGAGGCAGTGCGGCTTTATGGCCGGGCCTCGGCGATGGCGGGCTATTTCCGCGCGGTGCCGGAACTGAGCGCGCGGGGCCGTCACCCCTTGCCCGAGGCCGTGCCCGAGGTGCTGGCGCGTGAGGGGCTCGAATGGCTGAAGGCCGCAAGGGCAGGGCGACGCAGCATCCCGCGTGCGGCACGTGCGGCACTTTTGCCGGGCTGGCAGGCCGGGGCAATTCTGGCGCGCGCTTCGGCTGATCCGGAAGCAATAGCCGAGGGCCGGCTGACACTTGCGGAATTCGGCCGGCGCGGCGGGCTGTTATGGCAGGCGCTCAGCGGGCGGTTCTGA
- the cysS gene encoding cysteine--tRNA ligase has product MTIRLTNTKTRRKEVFEPINSDRVQIYVCGPTVYDRAHIGNARPVVVFDTLFRLMRHVYGADSVVYARNFTDVDDKINARAAETGRPIRDITDETIRWYHEDMDALGALRPTHEPRATEYIGAMITMIEGLIESGHAYAAAGHVLFRVRSYQAYGALSGRSVDDMIAGARVEVAPYKEDPMDFVLWKPSDEGVPGWDSPWGYGRPGWHIECSAMSYELLGESFDIHGGGLDLQFPHHENEIAQSCCAHPHGSFARVWMHNEMLQVEGKKMSKSLGNFFTVRDLLDQGYPGEVIRMVYLGTHYGKPMDWTHEKAVQAEGTLRKWRQLVDGVPPGEPAPRVVEALSDDLNTAGAIAVLHDLAREGDAAALKASAGMLGLLEDHMGSWTEAGVDLAPWAARLASLREAAMLSKEFAPVDAMKANLLAAGVEVRMSKAGVELMPGPGFDAAKLEALD; this is encoded by the coding sequence GTGACCATCCGGCTGACCAATACGAAGACGCGTCGCAAGGAAGTGTTTGAGCCGATCAACAGCGATCGGGTGCAGATCTATGTCTGTGGCCCGACCGTCTATGACCGCGCCCATATCGGCAATGCCCGCCCGGTGGTTGTTTTTGACACGCTTTTCCGGCTGATGCGGCATGTTTATGGCGCTGATTCAGTGGTTTACGCGCGGAACTTCACGGATGTTGATGACAAGATCAACGCCCGCGCCGCCGAGACCGGCCGCCCTATCCGCGATATCACCGATGAGACGATCCGCTGGTATCACGAGGATATGGATGCGCTTGGCGCGCTGCGCCCGACGCATGAGCCGCGCGCGACCGAATATATCGGCGCGATGATCACGATGATCGAAGGGCTGATCGAAAGCGGCCATGCCTATGCAGCCGCAGGCCATGTGCTGTTCCGGGTGCGCAGCTACCAGGCTTACGGCGCGCTGTCGGGGCGTTCCGTCGATGATATGATCGCCGGCGCCCGGGTTGAGGTCGCACCTTATAAAGAAGACCCGATGGATTTCGTGCTCTGGAAGCCTTCGGACGAGGGTGTTCCGGGCTGGGACAGCCCCTGGGGTTACGGGCGGCCCGGCTGGCATATTGAATGCTCGGCAATGTCCTATGAATTGCTTGGCGAGAGTTTTGACATTCATGGCGGCGGGCTCGACCTGCAATTCCCGCATCATGAGAATGAGATTGCGCAGAGCTGCTGCGCCCATCCGCATGGGTCTTTCGCACGGGTCTGGATGCATAATGAGATGCTCCAGGTCGAAGGCAAGAAAATGTCCAAATCCCTGGGCAATTTCTTCACCGTGCGCGATCTGCTGGACCAGGGCTATCCGGGTGAGGTGATCCGGATGGTCTATCTGGGCACCCATTACGGCAAGCCGATGGACTGGACGCATGAAAAGGCGGTCCAGGCCGAGGGAACCTTGCGCAAATGGCGCCAGCTGGTGGATGGCGTGCCGCCGGGCGAGCCTGCGCCGCGGGTGGTCGAGGCGCTTTCGGATGATCTGAACACCGCGGGCGCGATTGCAGTCTTGCATGATCTGGCCCGCGAGGGCGATGCGGCGGCGCTGAAAGCCTCGGCCGGGATGCTGGGTCTTCTGGAGGATCACATGGGGTCCTGGACAGAGGCTGGCGTTGACCTCGCCCCCTGGGCGGCGCGGCTGGCATCCTTGCGCGAGGCGGCGATGCTGTCGAAAGAATTCGCGCCGGTTGATGCGATGAAAGCAAACCTGCTGGCGGCTGGCGTTGAGGTACGGATGTCGAAAGCGGGGGTCGAGCTGATGCCGGGACCTGGTTTCGATGCGGCAAAGCTGGAGGCGCTGGACTGA
- a CDS encoding alpha/beta hydrolase encodes MRELKFGRKGAAQGRAKSLIVFLHGYGADGNDLLGLADALAPHLPDTAFAAPDAPDPCAGTPFGRQWFPIPWLDGSSEDAARQGLLAAAEDLNGFLDARLKDEGLEPSALALIGFSQGAMMSLHVAPRRSLPLAGIVAISGRLLAPELLAAEAKVKPPVLLIHGDQDPVVPFEDMSLAGDALVSAGFETYAHVMQGTGHGIAPDGLGAALGFLKERLPG; translated from the coding sequence ATGAGAGAGCTGAAATTCGGACGCAAGGGTGCAGCGCAGGGTCGGGCGAAATCGCTGATCGTGTTCCTACATGGGTACGGCGCCGACGGAAATGACCTTCTGGGCCTCGCCGATGCGCTGGCGCCGCATCTGCCGGATACGGCTTTTGCCGCGCCCGACGCGCCGGACCCCTGCGCCGGCACGCCCTTTGGCCGGCAGTGGTTCCCGATCCCATGGCTCGACGGCTCGTCCGAAGACGCGGCGCGCCAGGGGTTGCTTGCAGCGGCAGAAGACCTGAACGGCTTTCTGGATGCGAGGCTGAAGGACGAGGGGCTGGAGCCATCTGCGCTTGCGCTGATCGGGTTTTCACAAGGCGCGATGATGAGCCTGCATGTCGCCCCCCGCCGCAGCCTGCCACTGGCGGGTATTGTCGCTATTTCCGGACGCTTGCTCGCGCCGGAATTGCTCGCAGCCGAGGCGAAGGTGAAGCCCCCGGTGCTGCTGATCCATGGCGATCAGGATCCGGTGGTCCCCTTCGAGGATATGTCCCTTGCAGGAGACGCGCTGGTCAGCGCCGGATTCGAGACCTATGCGCATGTGATGCAGGGAACCGGTCACGGTATCGCGCCCGACGGCCTTGGCGCGGCGCTCGGCTTCCTGAAAGAACGCCTGCCGGGGTGA
- a CDS encoding type 1 glutamine amidotransferase encodes MRVTIVENTPSTQHGQVGIALHEAGAAINLIKPRNGEAVPLAPDTDALVVFGGEQYADDVETHPYLDPLADLMRAYSLADKPVLGICLGSQILARAFGGQNLRGVAPEAGWCEVTPLPEAAEDAVMRAAAAPFRIYQMHTDTFTLPEGAVRLASSPMAENQCFRIGRATYGMQFHFEVNRNVAAAWNREFPEVVEATRKGWVEDMPAEAEKWGAAADQTGLALARAWVALI; translated from the coding sequence ATGCGCGTCACCATCGTCGAAAACACCCCCAGCACCCAGCACGGCCAGGTCGGTATCGCGCTGCATGAGGCGGGCGCCGCGATCAACCTGATCAAGCCGCGGAATGGCGAGGCAGTGCCGCTCGCGCCCGATACCGATGCGCTGGTGGTGTTTGGCGGCGAACAATATGCCGATGACGTAGAGACCCATCCCTATCTCGACCCGCTGGCCGATCTGATGCGCGCCTATAGCCTGGCCGATAAGCCGGTTCTGGGGATCTGCCTCGGCTCGCAGATCCTTGCACGCGCCTTTGGCGGGCAGAACCTGCGCGGTGTGGCGCCCGAGGCCGGCTGGTGCGAGGTCACGCCCTTGCCCGAGGCGGCTGAGGATGCGGTGATGCGGGCAGCGGCCGCGCCTTTCCGCATTTATCAGATGCATACCGACACCTTTACCCTGCCCGAAGGCGCGGTACGGCTGGCCTCGTCCCCCATGGCGGAAAACCAGTGTTTCCGGATCGGTCGCGCCACTTACGGGATGCAGTTCCATTTCGAGGTGAACCGCAACGTCGCCGCCGCCTGGAACCGCGAATTCCCCGAGGTTGTCGAAGCCACCCGCAAGGGCTGGGTTGAAGACATGCCGGCAGAGGCCGAAAAATGGGGTGCGGCAGCCGATCAAACCGGGCTTGCCCTGGCCCGCGCCTGGGTCGCCCTGATCTGA
- a CDS encoding ROK family protein: MALAILADIGGTNTRVALAEGSQVVEGSIRRFPNAEYKARGQDIAAILRDYLTDAGVTVEGVCVAAAGPVQDGVATMTNLDWVMDDDKLRSATGAHRVSILNDLQAQGHALGHIAPDCLRPLIDGAAVPGQTMLVVGLGTGVNAAPVYGHGADRVVPPSESGHMNMPVRSEEDLALLRFIEALLQGRGEVAHCGVEEVLAGRGLANLYSFASHQAGNQDEKSSAEILGLLTAGDPVAADAARLYSHILAGFLSDLALSYLPWGGIYLIGGMARAMTPWFEQHHLAAQFREPRRVDLLTHAFRVSVVEDDYAALTGCAAWLEALRPH; encoded by the coding sequence ATGGCCCTGGCGATCCTTGCCGATATCGGCGGCACCAATACGCGGGTCGCCCTCGCTGAAGGGTCACAGGTGGTCGAAGGCTCGATCCGGCGTTTTCCGAATGCAGAATATAAGGCGCGCGGCCAGGATATTGCCGCGATCCTGCGCGACTATCTCACGGATGCCGGCGTGACGGTTGAGGGCGTCTGTGTCGCTGCCGCCGGCCCGGTGCAGGATGGGGTCGCGACCATGACCAATCTCGACTGGGTGATGGATGACGACAAGCTTCGCAGCGCCACCGGAGCGCATCGGGTCTCGATCCTGAACGACCTCCAGGCCCAGGGACACGCGCTTGGCCATATCGCGCCGGATTGCCTGAGGCCGCTGATCGACGGCGCGGCGGTTCCGGGCCAGACCATGCTGGTTGTGGGGCTGGGGACCGGGGTCAATGCCGCGCCGGTCTATGGCCACGGGGCCGATCGCGTGGTGCCGCCCTCGGAAAGCGGCCATATGAATATGCCGGTCCGCAGCGAGGAAGACCTCGCGCTTTTGCGGTTCATCGAGGCGCTGCTGCAGGGTCGCGGTGAGGTCGCACATTGCGGCGTCGAGGAAGTCCTCGCCGGGCGTGGCCTGGCCAATCTCTACAGTTTTGCAAGCCATCAGGCCGGCAACCAGGACGAGAAATCCTCTGCCGAAATCCTCGGGCTGCTGACGGCAGGAGACCCGGTCGCCGCAGATGCCGCTCGGCTCTACAGCCATATCCTGGCCGGTTTCCTCTCTGATCTGGCGCTGAGCTATCTGCCCTGGGGCGGCATCTATCTGATCGGCGGCATGGCCCGGGCGATGACGCCCTGGTTCGAACAGCATCACCTCGCCGCGCAGTTCCGCGAACCGCGCCGGGTCGATCTGCTGACCCATGCCTTCCGCGTCTCGGTGGTGGAAGATGATTACGCCGCCCTGACCGGCTGCGCCGCCTGGCTTGAGGCGCTGCGCCCGCATTGA
- the cimA gene encoding citramalate synthase, with translation MKERLYLFDTTLRDGQQTQGVQFSAAEKVAIARALDRLGVDYIEGGWPGANPTDSDFFREAPQTRAVMTAFGMTKRVGRSAENDDVLAAVLDAETPAVCLVGKTHEFHVTTALGVTLEENLEAISASLRHVVAKGREALFDAEHFFDGYRANPGYALDCLRAAEAAGARWIVLCDTNGGTLPGEVGRVVREVIAAGIPRARLGIHCHDDTGNAIANSLAAVEAGCRQIQGTLNGLGERCGNANLVTLIPTLKLKAPFADILETGVSDQAMAALVKTSRMLDDILNRVPLRSAPYVGASAFAHKAGLHASAILKDPSTYEHMDPGLVGNTRQIPMSNQAGQSNLRAQLALAGIMVDPKDPRLALILEEVKRREDQGYAYDGAQASFEMVARRELGLAAHFFEVLRYRVTVERRDEPDGSRRTLSEAVVVVDAGGERMLSVSESQDGAGNDRGPVNALWKALAKDLGPWQALIGDMRLVDFKVRITQGGTEAVTRVIIDSEDGKGRRWSTVGVSPNIVDASFEALLDAVRWKLTRDTEAAS, from the coding sequence ATGAAAGAGCGTCTTTATCTCTTTGATACCACTTTGCGCGACGGGCAGCAGACCCAGGGTGTGCAATTCTCGGCCGCAGAGAAAGTGGCGATTGCGCGGGCCCTGGACCGGCTCGGGGTGGATTACATCGAAGGCGGCTGGCCGGGCGCGAACCCGACCGACAGCGATTTCTTTCGCGAGGCGCCACAGACCCGCGCGGTGATGACCGCTTTTGGCATGACAAAGCGGGTCGGACGGTCAGCCGAGAATGACGATGTGTTGGCGGCGGTGCTTGATGCGGAAACGCCTGCGGTCTGCCTGGTCGGGAAGACGCATGAATTTCATGTGACAACCGCGCTCGGCGTGACGCTGGAGGAAAACCTCGAGGCGATTTCGGCGTCCCTGCGCCATGTCGTGGCGAAGGGGCGTGAGGCCTTGTTCGATGCCGAGCATTTCTTCGATGGCTACCGTGCCAATCCCGGTTATGCGCTCGACTGTCTGCGCGCAGCCGAGGCGGCGGGCGCGCGCTGGATCGTGCTTTGCGACACCAATGGCGGCACGCTGCCGGGCGAGGTTGGTCGCGTGGTGCGCGAGGTGATCGCGGCCGGCATTCCGAGGGCAAGGCTTGGCATCCATTGCCATGATGATACTGGCAATGCGATCGCCAATTCGCTTGCGGCGGTCGAGGCGGGGTGTCGTCAGATCCAGGGCACACTTAATGGGTTGGGCGAGCGCTGCGGCAATGCCAATCTGGTGACGCTGATCCCGACCCTGAAGTTGAAAGCGCCCTTTGCGGACATACTTGAAACCGGGGTTTCCGATCAGGCTATGGCCGCGCTGGTAAAGACCAGCCGGATGCTTGACGACATCCTGAACCGGGTGCCATTGCGCTCGGCGCCCTATGTCGGGGCATCGGCCTTTGCCCATAAGGCGGGGCTGCATGCCAGTGCGATCCTCAAGGATCCCTCGACCTATGAACATATGGATCCCGGCCTTGTCGGCAATACCCGCCAGATCCCGATGTCGAACCAGGCCGGGCAGTCGAACCTGCGGGCGCAGCTGGCGCTTGCGGGGATCATGGTTGACCCGAAAGACCCGCGCCTTGCGCTGATCCTTGAAGAGGTGAAACGCCGCGAAGATCAGGGCTATGCCTATGATGGCGCCCAGGCTTCGTTCGAGATGGTGGCGCGGCGCGAGCTGGGGCTGGCCGCGCATTTCTTCGAAGTGCTGCGCTACCGGGTGACGGTCGAGCGGCGCGATGAACCCGATGGCAGCCGCCGGACCCTCTCAGAAGCGGTGGTGGTTGTGGATGCCGGGGGCGAGCGGATGCTTTCGGTTTCGGAAAGCCAGGACGGGGCAGGGAATGACCGCGGCCCGGTCAATGCCTTGTGGAAAGCGCTGGCGAAAGATCTTGGCCCCTGGCAGGCACTGATCGGGGATATGCGGCTCGTGGATTTCAAGGTTCGGATCACGCAGGGCGGCACAGAGGCCGTCACCCGCGTCATCATCGACAGCGAGGATGGCAAAGGGCGGCGCTGGTCGACGGTCGGCGTCTCGCCCAACATAGTCGACGCGTCATTCGAGGCGCTGCTCGATGCGGTGCGCTGGAAGCTGACCCGCGATACGGAGGCGGCGTCGTGA